The genomic region TCCCTCTATCCCTGCCATGGCGGTAGTGGTGAAGTGGTTAACACACTGGTTTGTGGATCCAGCACGCGAGGGTTCGATTCCCTTCTACCGCCCTTATAGGGTCTTTGACTTTATGTTGCCGTTGTGGCGGAACTGGTAGACGCGCTGGACTCAAAATCCAGTGGTAGTAATACCGTGTGGGTTCGATTCCCACCGACGGCATTTACAAACTAATGTAGTTCTCTATTCAGATGTTGATAATAATCAGCTTCTGGGTAGGGAATTTTTTATTTGCGTGGGTTAACTGGGCACCGCCTGGGCAAGTCTGTAGCTTGAAATATAGCGTTTATTTCGGTATTCTATTTATTAGCAGACTGCAGATAAACGACAGTAAAACAGGGTGAGTAGAACGTGGACAATGATGAATTTATCAAAGCCTTAGCCGGGTATGGTGTTGTCCTGGATGACGCCCAGTTAAGCCAATTTGATGCCTACTTTAATTACTTGGTGGAATGGAATCAGAAGTTCAACTTAACCGCGATTACTGATCACGACGAAGTCTACCTGAAACATTTTTTTGACTCCCTGACTCTGGCTTTTTTTGTGCCTACCTTACAAGAAAAGGCAGTTTCTCTAATTGATATTGGGGCGGGGGCTGGTTTTCCATCGGTGCCCTTAAAGATTGCCTTTCCTCAGCTAAAAATCACCATGGTGGATGCCTTAGCCAAGCGGGTTAATTTTCTAAACGGTTTGATTGAGCACCTCGGCCTTACTGGGATTGAAGCCGTGCACGGCCGGGCGGAGGATCTGGGTCATGACCGTCATTACCGGGGCCAGTTTGATTATGCCACTGCCCGGGCGGTGGCCCGTACCAGTGTCTTAGCTGAGTACACCTTGCCCTTTGTCAAAGCCGACGGTGAACTCCTGGTGATGAAGGGGGCGGCTGCTCAGACCGAGCTATCTGATGGTCAGGCCGCTCTGGCAGCCTTGGGTGGTCAACTAGTAGCTGAGGAACACTTTGAACTGCCAAACCACGATGAACGCTATATCCAGGTGGTCAAAAAGGTGGGACCGACGCCTAAGAAGTATCCCCGTCAGGCTGGGACCCCCAATAAAAAGCCAATTCAGTAATTAATGGGAATCTTTGAGAGAGGTTTGAGCCATGGCTCATACGATTGCATTAGCTAACCAAAAAGGTGGGGTCGGTAAAACGACCACCAGTATTAACTTAGGTGCCGCCCTGGCTCAGTCAGGTAAGCGGGTTCTTTTAGTTGATATTGATCCTCAGGGAAATGCAACCAGCGGCTCGGGCGTTGATAAGGCCGACCTCAAGGCGGATGCCTACGATGTCTTAGTCCAGGGTGAACCCATTCGGGAAGTGATTGTCCCTACTGACAACTATGACCTGGTGCCAGCCACGATTCGACTTTCTGAAGCTGATATTCAACTGGTCAACCAGCAGGAGCGTGAATTTGCTCTGTCTAAGGCCCTGACAGCTATCCAGGACGACTATGATTTTATCCTGATTGATAATCCACCCGCCCTGGGCCTATTGACGATTAACGCCTTTACGGCTGCTGATGCGGTGTTGATTCCGGTCCAGACTGAGTTCTATGCCCTGGAAGGGTTGGGGCAGTTAATTAACACGGTGGAACTTGTCCGCCAACAGTTTAACCCTCGCCTCGAAGTTGCCGGGATTCTTCTAACCATGTATGACAGCCGGACGAACCTGGCCAAGCAGGTTAGCCAGGAAGTGCGGTCTTACTTTAATGATAAGGTTTACCAAACAGTCATTCCCCGCACGGTGCGGTTGAGTGAGGCCCCATCTTATGGACAGTCGATTATCGACTTTGATCCGCGCAGCACTGGCGCCCAGGTTTATACTGAGTTTGCCCAGGAGGTTTTAAAGCAGTATGGTGAATAAAAAAGGCGGCCTTGGAAAGGGTATGGATTCCCTCTTTGGCTCCAATAAAATATCGCCGGAGGCGCTGGCCCACTCCAAGGCAGCGGCCCAGCAACCTCAAGCCGGCGAGCAGGTTCAAAAAATTGATTTAAAAAAAGTTCGGGCCAACCCCTTCCAACCACGGAAGCAGTTTGATAAAGA from Leuconostocaceae bacterium ESL0723 harbors:
- a CDS encoding ParA family protein, whose translation is MAHTIALANQKGGVGKTTTSINLGAALAQSGKRVLLVDIDPQGNATSGSGVDKADLKADAYDVLVQGEPIREVIVPTDNYDLVPATIRLSEADIQLVNQQEREFALSKALTAIQDDYDFILIDNPPALGLLTINAFTAADAVLIPVQTEFYALEGLGQLINTVELVRQQFNPRLEVAGILLTMYDSRTNLAKQVSQEVRSYFNDKVYQTVIPRTVRLSEAPSYGQSIIDFDPRSTGAQVYTEFAQEVLKQYGE
- the rsmG gene encoding 16S rRNA (guanine(527)-N(7))-methyltransferase RsmG, whose protein sequence is MDNDEFIKALAGYGVVLDDAQLSQFDAYFNYLVEWNQKFNLTAITDHDEVYLKHFFDSLTLAFFVPTLQEKAVSLIDIGAGAGFPSVPLKIAFPQLKITMVDALAKRVNFLNGLIEHLGLTGIEAVHGRAEDLGHDRHYRGQFDYATARAVARTSVLAEYTLPFVKADGELLVMKGAAAQTELSDGQAALAALGGQLVAEEHFELPNHDERYIQVVKKVGPTPKKYPRQAGTPNKKPIQ